The following proteins are encoded in a genomic region of Rhizobium sp. ZPR4:
- a CDS encoding ABC transporter substrate-binding protein: MRDEILSRGVSRRAVLGGMAGMAALSLAGRVNAADPGGEAPALAQLVKDGKLPALADRLPKKPMVVTPYEKVGTYGGTLRRGLRGSSDHNGILRMVGNQSLVRWNLEFTQVLPNLAERWDVNADASQFTFYLIQGARWSDGQPFTADDVVFAIEDCVKNTDLYSATPAQLSVAGKAVDVTKIDDYTVKFTFAAPNALYLENLATPLGQHPTLFPKHYCSQFLPKYNPNVAEDAKKAGVSSWPELFRARCGDIEIPSRWGNPDKPTLDPWVVKEPYTGGATRVVMTRNPYFWQVDTSGNQLPYVDEINFGISQDVESLMLNVISGKIDIQERHISVLANKPTLSQNMKKGDYRLLTLVPSTSQQCQIYFNITHKDPAMRKMFADKSVRQALSLGINRQEIIDIVYFGQSEGYQAGPRPEHPWYNEKYARQFTNYDPDKAGAMLDQAGYGKKDANGFRLRPDGQKVFFAVDVIPTLYPDLVDALELVKAHWAQIGVDMKVNTIERALYYTRGDDNAHDAQVWPGPGGLDPMLDPRDFFAFHPQGSRYAIPWSVWYTSNGKQGEEPPESQKKRMKLFDEARSTADLDKRGAVMKQIFDIAAEEFETVGLCLAVGGFGIIRNNLHNVPEKQPDSWSWPNPGPAMPQQFFFTS; the protein is encoded by the coding sequence ATGCGTGATGAAATATTGTCCCGCGGCGTGAGCAGGCGTGCCGTCCTCGGCGGCATGGCGGGAATGGCAGCCCTGTCTCTGGCCGGTCGGGTCAACGCCGCCGACCCAGGCGGCGAGGCGCCCGCACTGGCGCAGCTCGTCAAGGACGGCAAGCTGCCGGCACTTGCCGACCGACTGCCGAAGAAGCCTATGGTCGTTACCCCTTACGAAAAAGTCGGCACTTACGGCGGCACCTTACGACGCGGCCTGCGAGGCTCGTCCGACCATAACGGCATTCTGCGCATGGTGGGCAATCAGAGTCTGGTGCGCTGGAACCTTGAGTTCACTCAGGTCCTGCCGAACCTCGCCGAGCGCTGGGACGTCAATGCCGACGCCTCGCAATTCACCTTCTACCTTATTCAAGGTGCCCGCTGGTCCGACGGCCAGCCGTTCACGGCAGATGACGTCGTTTTCGCCATCGAGGACTGCGTCAAGAATACCGATCTCTACAGCGCGACGCCGGCCCAGTTGTCCGTTGCCGGCAAGGCAGTCGATGTCACGAAGATCGACGACTATACGGTGAAATTCACCTTTGCCGCACCGAACGCGCTTTATCTGGAAAATCTCGCAACCCCGCTCGGTCAGCATCCGACGCTGTTTCCGAAGCACTATTGCAGCCAGTTCCTGCCGAAATACAATCCGAACGTCGCCGAGGATGCGAAGAAGGCTGGCGTCAGCAGTTGGCCCGAACTTTTCCGCGCCCGCTGCGGCGACATCGAAATTCCCTCGCGCTGGGGCAATCCGGATAAGCCGACGCTCGATCCCTGGGTCGTCAAGGAACCCTATACCGGTGGTGCGACCCGCGTCGTCATGACCCGCAACCCATACTTCTGGCAGGTCGATACATCAGGCAACCAGCTTCCCTATGTCGACGAGATCAATTTCGGCATCTCGCAGGACGTGGAATCGCTGATGCTGAACGTCATTTCCGGCAAGATCGATATTCAGGAGCGCCATATCAGCGTGCTCGCCAACAAGCCCACGCTCTCGCAAAACATGAAGAAGGGCGACTATCGCCTTCTAACTCTTGTCCCTTCCACCTCGCAGCAATGCCAGATCTACTTCAATATCACCCATAAAGATCCAGCCATGCGCAAAATGTTTGCCGACAAGTCGGTCCGGCAGGCGCTCTCGCTCGGCATCAATCGGCAGGAAATAATCGACATCGTCTATTTCGGCCAGAGCGAGGGATATCAAGCCGGACCGCGGCCGGAGCATCCCTGGTACAATGAAAAATATGCCCGCCAATTCACCAACTACGATCCAGACAAGGCCGGCGCCATGCTCGATCAGGCCGGCTACGGCAAGAAGGACGCGAACGGCTTTCGGCTGAGACCGGACGGCCAGAAGGTCTTCTTCGCCGTCGACGTCATTCCGACCCTCTATCCCGATCTGGTCGATGCCCTTGAACTGGTGAAGGCGCATTGGGCCCAGATCGGCGTCGACATGAAGGTCAACACGATCGAGCGCGCGCTTTACTACACCCGTGGCGACGACAACGCTCACGATGCCCAGGTCTGGCCAGGACCTGGCGGTCTCGACCCCATGCTCGATCCGCGTGACTTCTTCGCCTTCCATCCGCAGGGTTCGCGCTACGCCATTCCGTGGTCGGTCTGGTACACATCGAACGGCAAACAGGGCGAAGAGCCGCCGGAAAGCCAGAAGAAGCGCATGAAGCTCTTCGATGAAGCGCGCTCGACGGCCGATCTCGACAAGCGCGGCGCCGTCATGAAGCAGATTTTTGACATCGCGGCCGAAGAATTCGAAACCGTTGGACTTTGCCTTGCCGTCGGCGGCTTCGGCATCATCCGCAACAATCTGCACAATGTTCCCGAAAAGCAGCCGGACAGCTGGTCCTGGCCCAATCCGGGACCGGCCATGCCACAGCAATTCTTCTTCACCAGCTGA
- a CDS encoding VOC family protein has product MKVTSYYPVIITEQVAETAAFYIEHFGFQENFASDWYVHLQSAEDSGINLAILDGRHETIPPRGRGRVAGLLLNFEVEDVDTVYDHAREAGLPILLAIRDEDFGQRHFITSDPNGVLIDIIKPIPPSAEFASLYAENALPQDR; this is encoded by the coding sequence ATGAAGGTAACAAGCTACTATCCTGTCATCATAACTGAGCAGGTGGCGGAGACCGCAGCCTTTTACATCGAGCATTTCGGCTTTCAGGAAAACTTCGCGAGCGACTGGTACGTCCATCTGCAATCGGCCGAAGACAGCGGCATCAATCTTGCCATTCTGGATGGCCGGCATGAGACGATTCCGCCGCGAGGGCGCGGTCGGGTGGCCGGACTATTGCTCAATTTCGAAGTGGAAGACGTCGACACGGTCTATGACCATGCGCGGGAAGCCGGATTGCCCATTTTGCTGGCCATCCGCGACGAAGATTTCGGTCAACGTCATTTCATAACGTCCGATCCGAACGGTGTTTTGATCGACATTATCAAGCCGATACCGCCAAGCGCGGAGTTCGCATCTCTCTATGCCGAGAATGCCTTGCCGCAGGATCGTTAA
- a CDS encoding MFS transporter has product MIDEKQLISKITWRLMPFLGILYLIAYIDRQNVSYAKLEMVDALGMSEYAYGLGASLFFIGYFIFEVPSNLLLDRFGASKWFARILISWGAVTVALAYTQNATMFYILRFLLGACEAGFFPGVLYLLTLWYPSAYRGTMVGLFMIFSAFANAIGAPLGGVLLDLNGLYGIAGWQWVFLVTGIPAIIAGFITLFYLPDLPSKATFLDDTEKNWLKDRIAAENSGMEQNAADGFKALINPRVLLMSLCYIGFPLAAYGLSYWLPTIVKNFGVSNTTNGFLNIIPWILVAIALYAVPRAADRAESKTPYIVIPALIGAASLVLSAVIPDHTLQFAFLSVAAAGIFAGQPVFWSLPSRFLQGAGAAAGLAAINSVGNLGGFIAQNVVPWIKDSTGSTIAPMFFLAACLLIAVLLVLVIGRMIPRAPQPEDLGNPNAARVK; this is encoded by the coding sequence GTGATTGATGAGAAGCAGCTTATATCCAAGATCACCTGGAGGCTCATGCCCTTTCTGGGCATCCTCTACCTGATCGCCTATATCGACCGTCAGAACGTCAGTTACGCCAAGCTTGAGATGGTCGATGCGCTCGGCATGAGCGAATATGCCTATGGCCTTGGCGCGTCGCTGTTCTTTATCGGCTATTTCATCTTCGAGGTGCCGAGCAACCTGCTTCTCGACAGGTTCGGAGCCAGCAAGTGGTTCGCGCGTATCCTGATCTCTTGGGGAGCGGTGACGGTCGCACTGGCCTATACGCAGAATGCGACCATGTTCTATATTCTGCGCTTCCTGCTCGGTGCCTGCGAGGCCGGCTTCTTTCCAGGCGTGCTCTATCTGCTGACCCTTTGGTATCCTTCGGCCTATCGCGGCACGATGGTCGGGCTTTTCATGATTTTCAGCGCCTTTGCCAATGCGATCGGCGCACCGCTCGGCGGGGTGCTGCTGGATTTGAATGGGCTCTATGGTATTGCCGGTTGGCAATGGGTCTTTCTGGTGACCGGCATTCCCGCCATCATTGCCGGCTTCATCACCCTGTTTTATCTGCCGGACCTGCCATCCAAGGCGACGTTCCTCGACGATACGGAAAAGAATTGGCTGAAGGATCGGATCGCGGCGGAAAATTCCGGCATGGAGCAGAACGCCGCCGATGGCTTCAAGGCGCTGATCAATCCGCGCGTATTGCTGATGTCGCTTTGCTATATCGGTTTTCCGCTGGCAGCCTATGGTCTCAGCTACTGGCTGCCGACCATCGTCAAGAATTTCGGTGTCAGCAATACGACGAACGGATTCCTGAACATCATCCCCTGGATTCTCGTCGCCATCGCTCTTTATGCCGTCCCGCGGGCGGCTGATAGGGCTGAGTCCAAGACGCCCTATATTGTCATTCCGGCACTGATCGGTGCCGCGAGCCTGGTCTTATCCGCCGTTATTCCAGACCACACGCTGCAATTTGCTTTCCTCTCCGTTGCCGCCGCCGGCATCTTTGCGGGCCAGCCGGTATTCTGGAGTCTTCCCTCGCGCTTCCTGCAGGGAGCGGGTGCCGCAGCGGGCCTTGCCGCGATCAATTCCGTCGGCAATCTCGGCGGCTTCATCGCCCAGAACGTCGTCCCTTGGATCAAGGATTCCACAGGAAGCACGATCGCACCGATGTTCTTCCTGGCTGCCTGCCTTCTGATTGCGGTGCTGTTGGTCCTTGTGATCGGACGCATGATACCGCGTGCGCCGCAGCCGGAAGATCTTGGCAATCCGAACGCAGCCCGCGTGAAGTGA
- a CDS encoding TetR/AcrR family transcriptional regulator, with translation MQDPRSNRERTEKTKAALIAAARALFVEKGYAETSTPEIVAAAGITRGALYHHFEDKRALFRAVVREEALAVTTAIEKATPDHLAPRAALIAGSNAYLEAMRVVGRTRLLLIEGPTVLGFVDMKQLDEETTTLTLKHGLEAALSRGRGPDIPVDALADILSAAFDRAALAVDAGGDADRYRTAIAHMIERIAG, from the coding sequence ATGCAAGATCCTCGCTCCAATCGTGAGAGAACCGAAAAGACCAAGGCTGCACTCATCGCGGCCGCACGCGCCTTGTTCGTGGAAAAGGGCTATGCCGAGACATCGACGCCGGAGATCGTTGCCGCAGCCGGCATCACTCGCGGAGCGCTCTATCATCATTTCGAGGACAAGCGTGCCCTCTTCCGGGCCGTCGTCAGGGAGGAGGCACTCGCAGTGACTACCGCCATAGAGAAGGCAACGCCTGACCATCTTGCGCCCCGCGCTGCCCTGATCGCCGGCAGCAATGCCTATCTCGAAGCGATGCGGGTTGTCGGCCGCACGCGACTTCTGCTGATCGAGGGGCCAACCGTCCTCGGCTTCGTCGACATGAAGCAGTTGGACGAAGAAACCACCACACTCACGCTGAAGCACGGGCTAGAAGCGGCGCTTAGTCGTGGTCGCGGACCAGATATTCCCGTCGATGCGCTTGCCGATATCCTGTCTGCCGCATTCGATCGTGCTGCCCTTGCCGTCGATGCGGGCGGCGATGCAGATCGCTATCGCACAGCCATTGCACATATGATCGAACGTATTGCAGGCTGA
- a CDS encoding galactarate dehydratase, whose translation MKIDRMRVFMTRDKDRPRVIVALDTDDGLTGWGECYNHGPDLALPPILDYLYGFIAGQDPSRIDYLINLLIQQSRFPPGALGLSAISALDHCLWDLSAKALNVPVYKLLGGAVRDRIKVYAGVYTAPDAPAARDELDRLNAEWGFTAFKLSPWRIDMHAHRWGNVVKASADYFRSLRETVRDDYEIAFDAHAKIFEPVAARQLGNALAPYDPLFYEEPLRPENIEMWGELKQGLNCVLATGESLYNRNEFLRLLQVKGADLIQPDICVVGGISEMRRIATIAEAHFVGVAPHNPMGPLATAVNVHFSAAAQNFKILEYRLPKGQAYVYGGNEVEQRQGETRYVVDPYLPKDGYLELRPDRPGWGVEMDEKAMEEEGYIHWQRRVPKRPDGSYAFA comes from the coding sequence ATGAAGATCGACCGCATGCGGGTATTCATGACCCGCGACAAGGATCGCCCGCGCGTCATCGTGGCGCTGGATACGGATGACGGACTGACGGGCTGGGGCGAGTGCTACAATCACGGCCCCGATTTGGCACTGCCGCCGATCCTCGATTATCTCTACGGCTTCATCGCCGGCCAGGATCCGAGCCGCATCGATTATCTCATCAACCTCTTGATCCAGCAGAGCCGCTTCCCGCCGGGCGCGCTTGGCCTCTCGGCCATTTCCGCGCTCGACCATTGCCTTTGGGATCTCTCGGCAAAGGCCCTGAATGTTCCGGTCTATAAATTGCTCGGCGGCGCGGTGCGTGATCGCATCAAGGTCTATGCCGGCGTCTATACCGCACCGGACGCACCGGCTGCGCGCGACGAGCTCGACCGCTTGAATGCCGAATGGGGCTTTACCGCATTCAAACTTAGCCCCTGGCGCATCGACATGCACGCCCATCGCTGGGGCAACGTCGTCAAGGCATCGGCAGACTATTTCCGCTCGCTGCGCGAAACCGTGCGTGATGATTATGAGATCGCCTTCGACGCCCATGCGAAGATCTTCGAGCCGGTTGCAGCCCGCCAGCTCGGCAATGCGCTCGCACCTTATGACCCGCTCTTTTACGAAGAGCCGTTGCGCCCCGAAAATATCGAGATGTGGGGCGAGCTGAAGCAGGGTCTCAATTGCGTATTGGCGACGGGCGAGTCCCTTTATAACCGCAACGAGTTCCTGCGTCTGCTGCAGGTCAAGGGCGCCGACCTCATCCAGCCGGATATCTGCGTCGTCGGCGGCATCAGCGAGATGCGGCGCATTGCAACGATCGCCGAGGCGCATTTCGTCGGCGTTGCTCCGCACAACCCGATGGGACCACTCGCGACCGCCGTCAACGTGCATTTCTCGGCTGCCGCGCAGAACTTCAAGATCCTCGAATATCGTTTGCCCAAGGGTCAAGCCTATGTCTATGGCGGCAACGAGGTCGAACAGCGACAGGGCGAAACCCGTTATGTCGTCGATCCTTATCTGCCGAAGGACGGCTATCTCGAGCTTCGGCCCGACCGACCCGGTTGGGGTGTCGAGATGGATGAAAAGGCAATGGAAGAGGAAGGCTACATCCATTGGCAACGGCGCGTGCCTAAGCGCCCGGACGGTTCCTACGCCTTTGCGTAA
- a CDS encoding FadR/GntR family transcriptional regulator, with the protein MKLSVANDSGMGATRFGDIIYEKIVAMIADGTFPVNERLPAEAKLAEMFGASRPVVRDALERLRMDGLIVSRKGSGSYVRQRPDSSVLKMVPVGSLADVQRFFEFRAGLEAEAAELAARNWQPTDKERITAALQKIEQCLDEGRLGAEEDQELHDAIAIATGNQFHITARELFRPHFAIGHSVTRSLSLKRTPEQIRSVQDEHAVIVQAIFARQETEAHDAMKRHILNARARMFQGV; encoded by the coding sequence ATGAAACTCTCTGTCGCCAATGATTCCGGTATGGGCGCGACGCGCTTCGGCGACATCATCTATGAGAAGATCGTCGCCATGATTGCGGATGGAACCTTTCCGGTGAATGAGCGACTGCCGGCGGAAGCGAAGCTCGCGGAGATGTTCGGCGCGTCACGACCCGTTGTGCGCGACGCTCTGGAGCGGCTGCGCATGGACGGCTTGATCGTGTCGCGCAAGGGGTCGGGTTCCTATGTCAGGCAAAGGCCGGATTCCTCTGTCCTGAAAATGGTACCTGTAGGGTCGCTTGCGGATGTCCAGCGCTTTTTCGAATTTCGTGCCGGGCTTGAGGCCGAAGCAGCCGAACTCGCAGCGCGCAACTGGCAGCCGACCGACAAGGAACGGATCACGGCAGCGCTCCAGAAGATCGAACAGTGTCTTGACGAAGGCCGCCTCGGTGCCGAGGAAGATCAGGAACTGCACGATGCCATTGCGATCGCGACAGGCAATCAGTTCCATATCACTGCCCGTGAATTGTTCCGGCCGCATTTCGCCATCGGTCATTCCGTGACCCGCAGCCTCAGCCTCAAGCGGACGCCCGAGCAGATCCGCAGCGTTCAGGATGAGCATGCCGTTATCGTGCAGGCGATTTTCGCGCGTCAGGAGACCGAGGCTCACGATGCCATGAAGCGACATATCTTGAATGCACGTGCCCGCATGTTCCAGGGCGTATAG
- a CDS encoding ABC transporter ATP-binding protein, which yields MTDIVSMNTARPLLQVKNLTVDFPLRTGTFRAVDNLSFAIEPGKTLCVVGESGSGKSVTARSILQIVDAPGRITGGSIILNGAGGSSVDLVKLNPRGRQIRSIRGRDIAMIFQEPMASLSPVHTVGDQIMEALRLHTKMSKAEARAETISLLKQVEIPSPEKAIDRYAFQYSGGMRQRAMIAMALACRPQLLIADEPTTALDVTTQAEILDLIARLQKANGMAVLFITHDMGVVAQIADDVLVMHNGVVKEYGPVEQIFHAPKDDYTRMLIGSVLKLERKAEIRLARPPLDKTAAPILELRNVSMAFGEVRALDDVSISLLPRETLGIVGESGSGKTTMGRSIMRLIDPSAGEILYRRTDGDVTDLASAKGTVLAAARRELRMVFQDPFGSLNPRMTVSQIIGEPLLVNGIAKGRALDERVCHLMEQVGLDPRARERYPHAFSGGQRQRIGIARAITLNPRVIVADEATSALDVSVRSQVLDLLMRLQDELGLAYIFISHDIGVIRYMCDRVGVMYKGRLVEVGDADKVCNSPEHAYTQALISAIPRPDPRDRDRSRRFRYVEPETVKNGSAA from the coding sequence ATGACCGATATCGTTTCCATGAATACCGCCCGCCCGCTGCTGCAGGTCAAGAACCTCACCGTCGACTTTCCCTTAAGAACCGGCACGTTTCGCGCGGTCGATAATCTCTCCTTTGCCATCGAGCCTGGAAAGACGCTCTGCGTCGTCGGAGAGAGCGGCTCGGGCAAATCGGTCACCGCACGCTCGATCCTGCAGATCGTCGACGCCCCTGGCCGCATCACCGGCGGTTCCATCATTTTGAATGGCGCTGGCGGCAGTTCGGTCGATCTCGTCAAGCTCAATCCGCGCGGGCGGCAGATCAGGTCGATCCGCGGGCGCGATATCGCCATGATCTTTCAGGAGCCGATGGCATCGCTTTCGCCGGTCCATACGGTCGGCGACCAGATCATGGAAGCGCTGCGCCTCCACACGAAAATGAGCAAGGCCGAGGCACGAGCCGAAACGATCTCACTTTTGAAACAGGTGGAAATCCCCTCCCCGGAAAAAGCGATCGACCGTTACGCTTTTCAATATTCGGGCGGCATGCGCCAGCGCGCCATGATCGCCATGGCGCTTGCCTGCAGGCCGCAGCTTCTGATCGCCGACGAGCCGACGACGGCGCTCGACGTGACGACACAGGCCGAAATCCTCGACCTTATTGCCCGGCTGCAGAAGGCCAACGGCATGGCGGTCCTGTTCATCACTCACGACATGGGCGTGGTCGCCCAGATCGCCGACGATGTGCTCGTCATGCACAATGGTGTCGTCAAGGAATACGGCCCGGTCGAGCAGATCTTCCATGCGCCGAAGGATGATTATACTCGCATGCTGATCGGCTCGGTGCTGAAGCTCGAGAGGAAGGCCGAGATTCGATTGGCGCGGCCGCCGCTCGACAAAACCGCTGCCCCGATCCTCGAGCTGCGCAACGTGTCGATGGCCTTTGGCGAGGTCCGTGCCCTCGACGATGTCTCGATCTCGCTTTTGCCGCGCGAAACGCTCGGCATTGTCGGCGAGAGCGGGTCGGGCAAGACCACGATGGGCCGCTCGATCATGCGCCTTATCGATCCGAGCGCCGGCGAAATCCTCTATCGCCGTACCGATGGCGACGTCACCGACTTGGCAAGCGCCAAAGGGACGGTCCTTGCGGCAGCGCGCCGCGAATTGCGCATGGTGTTCCAGGACCCGTTCGGTTCGCTCAACCCGCGCATGACCGTCTCGCAGATTATCGGCGAGCCATTGCTCGTCAACGGCATCGCCAAAGGCCGGGCGCTCGACGAGCGCGTTTGCCATCTGATGGAGCAGGTCGGGCTCGATCCGAGGGCGCGCGAGCGCTATCCTCATGCCTTTTCCGGCGGCCAGCGCCAGCGCATCGGTATCGCCCGCGCCATAACACTCAATCCGCGCGTGATCGTCGCCGACGAGGCGACATCGGCTCTCGATGTCTCCGTGCGCTCGCAAGTGCTCGATCTCCTGATGCGCCTGCAGGATGAGCTCGGTCTTGCCTATATCTTCATCAGCCATGATATCGGCGTCATCCGCTATATGTGCGACCGCGTCGGCGTCATGTACAAGGGTCGGCTGGTCGAGGTCGGCGATGCCGACAAGGTCTGCAATTCACCAGAACATGCCTATACGCAGGCATTGATTTCGGCGATCCCGCGCCCCGATCCCCGCGATCGGGATCGCTCGCGACGTTTCCGCTATGTCGAGCCCGAAACCGTGAAGAACGGCAGCGCAGCGTGA
- a CDS encoding ABC transporter permease — translation MLAFIGKRLLWMIPSLFAISFLAFVLIQLPPGDYVTTYIATLASSNEVVDQNTAAQLRERFGLDQPMLIQYLKWMWGILSRGDFGISFEWQQPVSGLIWERMALTLILALAALIATWAIALPIGVYSAVKKYSIGDYFFTAFTFLGLAIPSFLLALVLMYVAAVEFGQDVGGLFSSEFETAPWSIAKMLDLLSHLWLPVVILAVSSTASLIRVMRANMLDELPKPYVTTARAKGLSEFRLLVKYPLRIALNPFISTIAWLLPNLISGSVVVAIVLNLPTAAPLLLQALMAQDMYLAGAFVLLICALTLIGSLISDILLALVDPRIRLE, via the coding sequence ATGCTGGCCTTCATCGGTAAACGCCTTTTGTGGATGATCCCATCCCTTTTCGCCATCAGCTTCCTTGCCTTCGTGCTGATCCAGCTGCCTCCCGGCGACTACGTGACGACCTATATCGCCACGCTCGCCTCCTCGAATGAAGTGGTCGACCAGAATACGGCCGCACAATTGCGCGAACGCTTCGGCCTCGATCAGCCGATGCTCATCCAATATCTGAAATGGATGTGGGGCATTCTCTCGCGCGGCGATTTCGGTATCTCGTTCGAATGGCAGCAGCCTGTCTCCGGCCTTATCTGGGAGCGCATGGCACTGACGCTCATTCTGGCGCTTGCGGCGCTGATCGCGACCTGGGCGATCGCGCTACCGATCGGCGTCTACTCCGCCGTCAAGAAATACTCGATCGGCGATTATTTCTTTACCGCCTTCACGTTTTTAGGCCTTGCCATTCCCTCGTTCCTGCTGGCGCTCGTGCTGATGTATGTCGCCGCCGTCGAGTTCGGCCAGGATGTTGGCGGTTTGTTTTCCTCCGAATTCGAGACGGCTCCCTGGAGCATCGCCAAGATGCTGGATCTCCTGTCACATTTGTGGCTGCCGGTCGTCATCCTTGCCGTTTCTTCAACCGCAAGCCTCATTCGCGTCATGCGCGCCAACATGCTCGACGAGCTGCCGAAACCCTATGTGACAACGGCGCGGGCAAAAGGCCTCTCCGAGTTTCGGCTGCTCGTGAAATACCCGCTGCGTATCGCGCTCAATCCGTTCATCTCGACGATTGCCTGGTTGCTGCCCAATCTCATTTCCGGATCCGTCGTCGTTGCAATCGTTCTCAATCTGCCGACGGCGGCGCCATTGCTGCTCCAGGCCCTGATGGCGCAGGACATGTATCTTGCTGGCGCCTTCGTGCTTTTGATCTGCGCGCTGACGCTGATCGGGTCACTTATCAGTGACATTCTGCTTGCCCTCGTAGATCCCCGCATCCGGTTGGAATAG
- a CDS encoding KTSC domain-containing protein, with the protein MQELPVSSKIIKSVYFRPDDGRLYIRFRNGEERQFTGVPQKAAIAMVKASSPGQHYIEHIRTQFERVA; encoded by the coding sequence ATGCAAGAGCTCCCGGTTTCGTCAAAAATCATCAAATCAGTCTATTTTCGCCCGGACGACGGGCGGCTTTATATCCGCTTCAGAAATGGCGAGGAGCGTCAATTCACCGGCGTTCCGCAGAAGGCGGCGATCGCCATGGTGAAGGCGTCGTCGCCCGGCCAGCACTATATCGAGCATATCCGCACCCAGTTCGAACGCGTCGCTTGA
- a CDS encoding ABC transporter permease, producing MADIAVTNLRPDRNAVASQWQLIWWAFRRHKLAMVALVVTVLMYIVAIVPGFFAINDPNQQNARATFHPPQRVHFIDMENGFSIGLHYYPLKLTRDPETLAAIFKEDTTKRVSISLFGRGYEYSVLGLFTSNIHLLASSDKSTPLLLFGADRLGRDVFSRTVQGAQISLSIGLVGVFFSLLLGIVLGGISGYYGGKLDFFIQRLIDFVLSLPTIPIWLAMAAALPQGWPAALQYMMITIILSLTGWAQLARVVRGRFLSLRTEEFVAAARLDGASEARIIFRHMLPSFASHIIASITLAVPAMILAETSLSFLGLGLQPPTISWGVLLREAQNIRSIATAPWLFLPGVAVVIAVMALNLLGDGLRDAADPYNK from the coding sequence ATGGCCGATATCGCCGTCACAAACCTGCGCCCTGACCGCAACGCGGTCGCCTCGCAATGGCAGTTGATCTGGTGGGCATTCCGTCGCCATAAGCTCGCGATGGTCGCCCTCGTCGTTACCGTGCTGATGTACATCGTGGCGATCGTGCCAGGATTCTTTGCCATCAACGATCCCAATCAGCAAAATGCGCGTGCGACCTTCCACCCGCCGCAAAGAGTGCATTTCATCGATATGGAGAACGGCTTCTCCATTGGGCTACACTATTACCCGCTGAAGCTAACCCGCGATCCCGAAACGCTTGCGGCGATCTTCAAGGAGGACACGACGAAGCGTGTCTCCATCAGCCTGTTCGGTCGCGGCTACGAATATTCCGTGCTCGGTCTCTTCACGAGCAACATCCATCTGCTGGCATCCTCGGACAAGTCGACGCCTCTGCTTCTGTTCGGCGCGGATCGGCTCGGCCGCGACGTCTTCAGCCGCACGGTCCAGGGCGCGCAGATTTCGCTGTCGATCGGCCTCGTCGGCGTGTTCTTTTCGCTTCTACTCGGCATCGTTCTTGGAGGAATTTCAGGCTATTACGGCGGAAAGCTCGACTTCTTCATCCAGCGCCTGATCGACTTCGTGCTATCGCTGCCGACCATTCCGATCTGGCTCGCCATGGCGGCCGCCCTACCGCAAGGCTGGCCCGCGGCGCTGCAATATATGATGATTACCATCATCCTGTCGCTGACCGGCTGGGCGCAGCTCGCCCGTGTCGTGCGCGGCCGCTTCCTGTCGCTGCGCACGGAAGAGTTTGTTGCCGCGGCCAGGCTCGACGGCGCCAGCGAGGCGCGGATCATCTTCCGCCATATGCTGCCAAGTTTTGCGAGCCACATCATCGCCTCCATCACGCTTGCCGTGCCGGCGATGATCCTGGCCGAGACATCCCTCTCCTTCTTAGGCCTCGGCCTGCAGCCGCCGACCATTTCCTGGGGGGTACTGCTGCGCGAGGCACAGAACATCCGCTCGATCGCAACCGCACCATGGCTCTTTCTGCCGGGCGTCGCCGTCGTCATCGCCGTCATGGCGCTGAACCTTCTTGGCGATGGCCTGCGCGATGCGGCCGATCCCTACAACAAATGA